The Desulfobotulus mexicanus genome includes the window AAGAGCACAGCCGCAAGCTGCAGCAGAGTCAGGATCATCTGGACTCCCATCCCTGGCTGGGATATCTTCCCCTTCTTCCGGAAGCAGATCTTGTATGGGATCTGAATAAGCGGGTGGGGCCGGAAGCGCCATAAAACAAATTTGATTATAAGGTTCTTTTAGTTATGCGAACCTTAAGGCCCTTAAGGACTTTAAAGACCTTAGGGGCCTTAAGGACTTTAATGACCCCTGACCTTGAAGACCTTGAAGACCTTGAAGACCTTAATGACCTTAAGAACTTCAGAATTTTATGGATGATAGCCCTGTTTTTTTCTTGATCGACGGACAAAGAGGGGATATTCTTTTAAAAGTTTTGACCTTTAGTATCAGAATAAATGGAAATTTTTTATTTGTCGGACTGTTATGGATTCTGATCCGTTCTTCCACCGAAGGAAAAACATATGGAACTTTCAGCCGTTTTGACTCCTGCCCCGGAAGGAGGCTATGTGGCCTTTAATCCTGAGACAGGTACAACTACGCAAGGTGAAACCGTTGAAGAGGCATTGCTGAATCTGCGTGAAGCAACGGAGCTTTATTTAGAAGAATTCCCCCTTTCAATTGTTGGACGCCCCCTACTGACCTCATTCCAAATACCCGATTATGCCTAAGCTACCGGTATATCGGGAGCCGATGCGGTACGTGCATTGGGAAATCTGGGTTTTGTAGTCACTCGCCAGCGTGGAAGTCACATCATGATGCGCCGCAGCTCTTCCGGTTGTGTTGTGCCCAATCATCGTGAGTTGAAAACCGGAACCTTGGTCGGCCTTCTCAAACAAGCAGAAGTCTCACTGGAAGAGTTCATTGGGGCACTGGATTCTTGATACTCAGAGTTCATTTAATTCCGGAAATGGCTTTAAAAAGTAAAAAAAACTTGATCTCCCGCCTGTAATCTTCTATCTTATTTCTCAATTATTTTTCGGCAGTATCTGAATGGTTTTTTTTTGTATCACAATGCTTGATGGACACCTGCATTTCTGCGCTGTGTTTTTTCTGTGATCTATATTGTGTGCCGTTTGTTTTTTTCCGTATTCGTAAGGTGCGGGTACGGTATTTTATTATCCAAATTTAAAGGAGATGCTTTTTATGAACGGTTTACGAAACAAGCTCTTTGCTGTTATGATCGCCGCATGTTTTTTAATGGTTTTTATGGCAGGGTCGGGGATTGCCCAGAGTGCAAAAGTTAATATTAATACAGCCAGC containing:
- a CDS encoding type II toxin-antitoxin system HicB family antitoxin produces the protein MELSAVLTPAPEGGYVAFNPETGTTTQGETVEEALLNLREATELYLEEFPLSIVGRPLLTSFQIPDYA
- a CDS encoding type II toxin-antitoxin system HicA family toxin; amino-acid sequence: MSGADAVRALGNLGFVVTRQRGSHIMMRRSSSGCVVPNHRELKTGTLVGLLKQAEVSLEEFIGALDS